One window of the Rhodohalobacter sp. SW132 genome contains the following:
- a CDS encoding flavodoxin family protein: MNKSKFSGLKAIYVNCTLKKSPRVSNTRGLANVSISIMEKEGVDVETIRLIDHVVPHGEEADMTEHAEEKDEWPELFKRIIQADILVVATPIWLGELSSVARKFIERLDAMSEKQNDKGQTIYYGKVGACIVTGNEDGIKNCGKGILFSLQHIGYTIPPQASTGWIGKAGPGPSYLDEESESADHEFTNKTITFLTYNLMHLASYLKEKDGYPSYGNSEEKWNEGERWKFEKPDH; encoded by the coding sequence ATGAACAAATCAAAATTTTCCGGACTAAAAGCAATTTACGTCAACTGTACTTTAAAAAAATCACCCCGGGTGAGTAATACCCGCGGGCTGGCGAATGTTTCGATATCTATTATGGAAAAAGAAGGCGTGGATGTGGAAACCATTCGACTGATTGATCATGTAGTTCCCCACGGCGAAGAAGCAGATATGACTGAACACGCGGAAGAAAAAGACGAATGGCCCGAATTATTTAAGCGTATTATCCAGGCAGATATTCTTGTGGTAGCCACACCGATATGGCTGGGGGAATTATCATCCGTGGCAAGAAAATTTATTGAGCGGCTGGATGCCATGAGTGAAAAGCAAAATGACAAGGGACAGACTATTTATTATGGAAAAGTGGGAGCCTGTATTGTTACCGGTAATGAAGATGGCATCAAAAACTGCGGAAAAGGCATCCTTTTTTCCCTTCAGCATATTGGCTATACCATCCCGCCCCAGGCCAGTACAGGATGGATTGGAAAAGCCGGCCCGGGTCCCAGCTACCTGGATGAAGAATCAGAATCCGCTGATCACGAGTTTACTAATAAGACAATCACGTTTCTTACGTACAACCTGATGCATCTGGCAAGTTATCTCAAAGAAAAAGACGGTTATCCCTCCTATGGAAATTCCGAAGAAAAATGGAATGAAGGTGAGCGCTGGAAATTTGAAAAGCCGGATCACTAA
- a CDS encoding endonuclease/exonuclease/phosphatase family protein produces the protein MSLKSESKSLHFYCRIAMGLLALAMIFFTVVTLFRSDAWWVRIFDFPRVQIALLIIIALAGYAVLRIYGGLRFWEYALVGAMGLALIWQLISIAPYTILYPRQMSDSHAEDDSNRISILIYNVLHDNREVAALRDLIRDTDPDLLLLSEPTQWWLEHLDGLEDDYPYTLYQPQENHYGKLLYSRLELIDPEVRFLIDPGVPSILTGLQLRSGTIVTLYGVHPRPPGLKRPEDQEEGGGREAGGEDDENGEREDSDMRDAELLLIAREVGELGDVPVIVAGDFNDVAWSRSTHLFQRTSGLLDPRVGRGFINTFNTRSRFMRYPLDHVFASRHFRLVELRRLPDIGSDHFPMLVVLDYDPGADSDEEPRPAAGDEQEADEAIEEGKNEN, from the coding sequence ATGTCATTAAAATCTGAATCGAAAAGTCTTCATTTCTACTGTCGCATTGCTATGGGATTGCTTGCGCTGGCAATGATTTTCTTTACTGTAGTCACTTTGTTTCGCAGCGACGCCTGGTGGGTACGAATTTTCGATTTTCCGCGCGTACAAATTGCGTTATTGATCATAATAGCGCTGGCAGGCTATGCGGTGCTGCGTATATACGGAGGATTGCGTTTTTGGGAATATGCTCTTGTTGGAGCAATGGGACTTGCGCTGATCTGGCAGCTCATTTCAATCGCTCCCTATACAATATTATATCCAAGGCAGATGTCGGACAGCCATGCTGAAGACGATTCAAACCGTATTTCAATTTTGATCTACAATGTACTCCACGATAATCGGGAAGTGGCAGCCCTTCGCGATCTTATTCGAGATACCGATCCTGACCTCCTTTTACTGAGCGAACCGACCCAGTGGTGGCTTGAACATCTTGATGGTTTGGAAGATGACTATCCTTACACGCTTTATCAGCCACAGGAAAATCATTATGGAAAGCTTCTTTACTCCAGGTTAGAGCTGATAGACCCGGAAGTCCGGTTTTTGATTGATCCGGGAGTTCCGTCGATTTTAACAGGGTTGCAGCTTCGGTCTGGAACAATTGTGACTCTCTATGGTGTGCATCCGCGCCCTCCCGGTCTAAAACGTCCTGAAGATCAGGAAGAAGGTGGTGGCAGAGAAGCCGGGGGAGAGGATGATGAAAATGGCGAGCGCGAAGATTCAGATATGAGGGATGCCGAGCTGCTGCTTATTGCCAGAGAAGTAGGTGAACTTGGGGACGTCCCGGTTATCGTGGCCGGTGATTTCAATGATGTGGCCTGGTCGCGCAGCACGCATCTTTTTCAGAGGACCAGTGGTTTGCTTGATCCACGGGTGGGTCGGGGCTTTATCAACACCTTTAATACCAGAAGCCGATTCATGCGCTATCCGCTTGATCACGTTTTTGCATCCCGTCATTTCCGGCTCGTGGAACTGCGTCGTCTTCCCGATATCGGATCCGACCACTTTCCCATGCTCGTAGTCCTTGACTACGATCCCGGTGCCGATTCAGATGAAGAACCCCGTCCGGCCGCCGGTGATGAACAAGAGGCTGACGAGGCGATTGAAGAAGGGAAGAATGAGAACTGA
- a CDS encoding mechanosensitive ion channel family protein has protein sequence MQKKDHFLFILLLLLFLVPFSVFAQGQTQTESTEADETAAPERVDVAPLAQDSQIRDRLAGILTATEWFENPQVEVNDGVVFLSGSTETGDHKRWAGDLARNTQDVTAVVNRIEVRDPDIWDYEPAFTGLQELWRNIMSAVPFLIFGIVVLVIFWGISMLVAKGARAYLRNRQMNDLLQDIAARGIAIAVFILGIYIVFHVADLTNVALTILGGTGLLGIVLGIAFRDITENFLASIFLSVQNPFHAGDLVEINDNMGFIQRLTIRATLLMTLDGNHMQIPNSTVYKSSILNFTSNPNQRIRFVIGIGYDASVATAQELAAKVFDAHPAVLKDPEPWVLVDELASSTINLKFYVWVDGSRHNILKVKSSVLRQIKNAYLAEGVSMPDDSRERIFLDEVTIQPPGKSATSDKKKPVSGQVAEDSKVITKTEGQLESNDEDILKQARMSRSPEEGDDLLRPNK, from the coding sequence ATGCAGAAAAAAGATCATTTCTTATTTATACTGCTTCTCCTGCTATTTCTCGTACCGTTCAGCGTGTTTGCGCAGGGTCAAACCCAGACAGAATCGACTGAAGCGGATGAAACTGCCGCTCCCGAACGTGTTGATGTTGCTCCATTGGCACAGGACTCCCAGATACGGGATCGGCTTGCCGGCATTTTAACTGCAACTGAATGGTTTGAAAATCCGCAGGTTGAAGTTAATGATGGTGTTGTTTTTCTAAGCGGATCCACAGAAACCGGCGATCATAAACGTTGGGCAGGAGATTTGGCCCGGAATACACAGGATGTAACCGCTGTTGTAAACAGAATTGAGGTCCGGGACCCGGATATATGGGATTATGAGCCCGCTTTTACCGGCCTGCAGGAATTATGGCGAAATATTATGAGCGCGGTTCCATTCCTGATTTTCGGAATCGTGGTGCTGGTTATTTTCTGGGGGATATCCATGCTGGTAGCTAAAGGTGCCCGGGCATATTTAAGGAATCGTCAGATGAACGACCTTTTACAGGATATTGCCGCTCGGGGCATTGCCATTGCTGTTTTTATCCTGGGTATCTATATCGTTTTTCATGTTGCCGATTTAACCAATGTTGCCCTCACGATACTGGGAGGTACAGGTTTATTAGGTATAGTTTTGGGGATCGCATTCCGGGATATAACGGAAAATTTCCTCGCCAGTATTTTCCTGAGCGTGCAAAATCCTTTTCATGCGGGGGATCTGGTTGAGATCAATGACAATATGGGGTTTATCCAGCGACTTACCATTAGGGCTACCTTACTTATGACCCTCGATGGCAACCATATGCAAATCCCGAATTCCACCGTCTACAAAAGCAGCATCCTCAATTTCACAAGCAATCCAAACCAGAGAATCAGATTTGTTATTGGTATTGGTTATGATGCCAGTGTTGCTACGGCACAGGAACTCGCCGCAAAAGTTTTTGATGCTCACCCCGCCGTTTTAAAAGATCCTGAACCCTGGGTTTTAGTTGATGAGCTGGCTTCATCCACGATAAATTTGAAGTTCTATGTTTGGGTGGACGGAAGCAGGCATAATATACTCAAGGTAAAATCATCCGTATTGAGGCAGATCAAAAATGCATATTTAGCTGAGGGAGTTTCCATGCCTGATGATTCAAGAGAAAGAATATTCCTGGATGAAGTAACTATTCAACCCCCAGGAAAGAGTGCAACTTCCGATAAGAAAAAACCGGTGAGTGGACAGGTTGCAGAGGATTCAAAAGTAATAACGAAGACAGAAGGACAATTAGAAAGTAATGATGAGGATATCTTGAAACAGGCCCGAATGTCACGTTCTCCTGAAGAAGGAGATGATCTTTTGAGGCCGAATAAATAA
- a CDS encoding glycosyltransferase family 2 protein, translating into MINVIEWSIIAYFFSINTVYLLLVVSSLIYVRKQMLLSNVIKPSGLFQSNLYKTISILVPAYNEAENIVESIESLLRLEYPEYDIIVINDGSSDNTLGVLISHFDLQKTDLYYQQTISHQQVSGIYQSPDIPSLIVIDKENGGKADALNTGINVSENDLICAIDADSILEQDVLKKLIQTFITQKNTIAAGGIIRVINGCKIRNREIEAIHVPDTFWGRLQSVEYIRAFLFGRVGWDYLNSLVIISGAFGIFDRKALLEVGGYLPDTVGEDIELIIRMHSHFLKKKEEYHVRFLPEPICWTEVPTDYKSLKNQRNRWHRGLADSLWRHKYMFFNPKYKHIGLFVLPFFLIFELIGPIVILGSYIYIAALFLIPGYMSVPFVILFAAISIVYGMIVSLISVFAEEIAFKTYSSSKDVLILILYSFVENLGYRQIHAWWQITGLIDFIKGKKSWGQMKRKGFKSHSS; encoded by the coding sequence ATGATTAATGTTATCGAATGGAGTATCATCGCCTATTTTTTCAGCATCAATACCGTATACCTGCTATTAGTGGTGAGTTCGCTGATCTATGTTCGCAAACAGATGCTGCTCAGTAATGTAATTAAGCCCTCCGGCCTGTTTCAGTCGAATCTCTATAAAACTATCAGTATCCTGGTTCCGGCCTACAATGAAGCTGAAAATATTGTTGAATCTATAGAATCACTACTCAGGCTGGAATATCCGGAATATGACATTATCGTGATTAATGATGGGAGCAGTGACAACACCCTGGGTGTACTGATCAGCCATTTTGATCTGCAGAAAACGGATCTCTACTATCAGCAGACGATCTCCCATCAGCAAGTAAGTGGAATCTATCAATCCCCGGACATCCCATCCCTGATCGTGATCGACAAGGAAAATGGCGGGAAAGCGGATGCCCTGAACACCGGTATTAATGTGTCGGAAAATGACCTTATCTGTGCAATTGATGCGGATTCGATTCTGGAACAGGATGTTTTAAAAAAGCTGATTCAAACATTTATCACACAAAAAAATACGATAGCTGCCGGGGGTATCATACGTGTGATTAATGGATGCAAGATCAGGAACCGCGAAATTGAGGCGATCCACGTGCCCGATACGTTCTGGGGCCGGCTGCAGTCTGTGGAATATATACGTGCGTTTCTGTTTGGGCGCGTTGGATGGGATTATCTGAACAGCCTGGTCATTATTTCCGGGGCTTTTGGGATATTTGATCGTAAGGCTCTACTGGAAGTGGGCGGCTATCTGCCCGATACGGTTGGTGAGGATATTGAGCTAATCATCCGGATGCACAGCCATTTTTTAAAGAAAAAGGAGGAGTATCACGTTCGGTTTCTTCCCGAACCGATCTGCTGGACAGAAGTGCCAACTGACTATAAAAGCCTGAAAAATCAACGGAACCGATGGCATCGCGGACTTGCAGATTCCCTGTGGCGCCACAAGTACATGTTTTTCAATCCAAAGTATAAACATATCGGACTGTTTGTACTTCCGTTTTTTTTGATTTTTGAATTGATCGGCCCGATTGTAATCCTCGGAAGCTATATCTATATCGCCGCCCTCTTCCTGATTCCCGGTTACATGAGCGTTCCTTTTGTAATTCTGTTTGCTGCAATATCGATTGTCTACGGCATGATTGTGTCACTAATCTCGGTGTTTGCCGAAGAGATCGCATTCAAGACCTACAGCAGTTCAAAAGATGTGCTCATATTGATCCTCTACTCATTTGTGGAAAATCTCGGGTATCGACAGATTCACGCCTGGTGGCAAATTACAGGGTTGATTGATTTTATAAAAGGGAAGAAAAGCTGGGGACAGATGAAAAGAAAAGGATTTAAATCACATTCCTCATAA
- a CDS encoding HEAT repeat domain-containing protein has product MFHIVLVLLCCLILVFIALVSYTFWTRARNQLWNRYRDKFRDLYLTELFHFVETAKQPEDAEKLLARVKKRTRDLVYFLELIEELSDIMKGEENEKLVWLIKRPLFHSFYSRKIFSRSGKNQLLSCLYFEKCGVDDERVTGRLNTLSQSGNVKLAYAATKALQSSGDISVRESALIRFLKRNDASSLMFGELIHIFYRDGEKLHAITSMSLKEMLARNDLPPDRKRIIVIYFAEQNFYEYSEFLYEYFKKLTLSKTTKPLIIALIKALGELEILESSSDLMKYARNRDPEVRLASIKALNHMGETEHLQFIQKRIIDMEFEIRKEVIEILVQHPGTGHTLLQNILLQIMYYINNIRLVQNPSGKELNKVKVINSITTGIRILTNKKIRPVRY; this is encoded by the coding sequence ATGTTCCATATCGTACTGGTACTACTATGCTGCCTGATTCTGGTCTTTATCGCCCTGGTGAGCTATACGTTCTGGACCCGGGCGAGAAACCAGTTATGGAACAGGTACAGGGATAAATTCAGGGATCTCTATCTTACTGAACTTTTTCATTTTGTAGAAACAGCAAAACAGCCGGAGGATGCAGAAAAGCTGCTTGCCAGGGTCAAAAAACGAACCCGGGATCTTGTCTACTTCCTGGAACTCATTGAAGAACTTTCTGACATCATGAAGGGGGAAGAAAATGAAAAGCTTGTCTGGCTGATCAAACGTCCTCTTTTTCATTCTTTTTATTCGAGAAAAATCTTTAGCCGGTCAGGTAAAAATCAACTCCTCTCCTGCCTCTACTTTGAAAAGTGTGGAGTGGATGATGAAAGGGTAACTGGCAGATTGAATACTTTGAGCCAATCAGGAAATGTCAAGCTTGCATATGCTGCGACAAAAGCACTGCAGTCATCCGGCGACATTTCGGTGCGCGAGAGTGCTCTCATTCGTTTTTTAAAACGTAACGACGCTTCAAGCCTCATGTTTGGAGAACTGATCCATATCTTCTACCGGGATGGTGAAAAACTCCATGCTATCACCTCCATGTCATTAAAAGAGATGCTTGCAAGGAACGATCTTCCCCCTGACCGAAAGCGGATTATAGTAATCTATTTTGCGGAACAAAACTTCTATGAGTACAGTGAATTTCTGTATGAGTACTTTAAGAAATTAACCTTAAGTAAAACCACAAAACCACTGATAATCGCACTTATTAAAGCGCTCGGAGAATTAGAGATACTTGAATCGTCATCTGATTTGATGAAATATGCAAGGAACAGAGACCCGGAAGTCCGGCTTGCGAGCATAAAGGCCCTGAACCATATGGGTGAAACGGAGCATCTGCAGTTTATACAAAAGCGTATAATCGATATGGAGTTTGAAATTCGAAAAGAGGTAATCGAAATTCTTGTTCAGCATCCCGGAACAGGACATACTCTGCTTCAGAACATTTTGCTCCAGATTATGTACTATATCAACAACATACGGTTGGTACAAAATCCATCCGGTAAAGAGCTCAATAAAGTAAAAGTTATAAATAGTATCACAACAGGCATCAGAATACTGACCAATAAGAAAATCAGACCGGTCAGATACTGA
- a CDS encoding response regulator transcription factor: protein MDQHKVVIIEDDKVTQMLIERIMQREFKCDTITFKNGLEGLEYAKKHKSNLILLDIMLPGMNGYEILKELRSDELHKETKIIMMSAKSSSEDIERSFEMKADEYITKPFQKREFIVRVKKLLKAS from the coding sequence ATGGATCAGCACAAAGTTGTAATTATTGAGGACGATAAAGTCACTCAAATGCTCATTGAACGTATCATGCAGCGTGAATTTAAATGCGATACAATCACCTTTAAAAATGGATTGGAAGGACTCGAGTATGCAAAGAAACATAAATCTAACCTGATCCTGCTCGACATCATGCTGCCCGGCATGAATGGGTATGAAATCCTGAAAGAACTTAGAAGTGATGAGCTGCACAAAGAGACTAAAATCATCATGATGTCTGCCAAATCCAGTTCGGAGGATATTGAAAGGAGTTTTGAAATGAAAGCAGATGAATACATTACAAAACCGTTTCAGAAGAGAGAGTTTATCGTACGTGTTAAAAAACTTCTCAAAGCCAGCTGA
- a CDS encoding App1 family protein — translation MAKLKKKVLFVLYPIKLRLSMSKLWLGKKLGFVRSVMIMPYQGFGNGKELFFLGRVLGDRQIGLSQPEDSKWRNFKKMYKRFMTWKIPDARLEASFDGVSKSVLSDEKGYYEFRMELSQPLRGHNPWQKVQVELVDKVVKNQKSPVVYSDLFVPPEDVEFGVISDIDDTIVPTGATRVWEMMKTTFLGNAQTRVPFPGVAAFYQALSKGLVGHENNPFFYVSSSPWNLYDFLRELMTIHNLPQGPLMLRDIGLSREQFFAGSHSEHKLVQIERVFEIIRDIPFILIGDSGQHDAEIYLQVIKDYPGRVKMVYIRDVDPASHEKVLKIAGEIEKLGVEMMLISDTIEAASHAVSKGWILEEDIADIAEEKREDEDLA, via the coding sequence ATGGCCAAATTAAAGAAAAAGGTGCTTTTTGTTCTATACCCCATAAAACTCAGGCTATCCATGTCGAAGCTATGGCTTGGGAAAAAGCTTGGATTTGTCCGTTCGGTGATGATTATGCCGTACCAGGGCTTTGGCAACGGGAAAGAGTTGTTTTTCCTTGGACGAGTGTTGGGGGACAGGCAGATCGGCCTTTCACAACCGGAGGACAGCAAGTGGCGGAATTTTAAAAAAATGTATAAGCGCTTCATGACATGGAAAATTCCGGATGCGAGGCTGGAAGCATCTTTTGATGGCGTTTCAAAATCGGTGCTATCCGACGAGAAAGGATATTATGAATTCAGAATGGAACTGTCTCAGCCCTTAAGGGGGCACAATCCATGGCAAAAAGTTCAGGTGGAGCTGGTAGATAAGGTGGTTAAAAATCAGAAATCCCCTGTTGTTTACAGTGATCTGTTTGTTCCCCCGGAAGATGTGGAATTTGGGGTTATTTCCGATATCGATGATACCATTGTACCCACGGGTGCCACAAGAGTGTGGGAAATGATGAAAACAACGTTCCTGGGCAATGCACAAACAAGGGTTCCTTTTCCGGGGGTAGCTGCATTTTACCAGGCACTTTCAAAAGGACTTGTGGGACACGAAAACAACCCCTTTTTCTATGTATCGAGTTCTCCCTGGAATTTGTACGATTTTCTGCGGGAATTAATGACCATTCATAATCTTCCGCAAGGCCCCTTAATGTTAAGAGACATTGGTTTATCCAGGGAACAGTTTTTTGCCGGAAGTCACTCCGAACATAAGCTGGTACAAATTGAAAGAGTATTTGAAATTATCCGTGACATTCCTTTTATCCTGATCGGTGATTCCGGTCAGCATGATGCTGAAATTTACCTCCAGGTGATCAAGGATTATCCCGGCAGGGTGAAAATGGTTTATATTCGAGATGTTGATCCTGCCAGCCATGAGAAAGTGCTAAAAATAGCAGGGGAAATCGAAAAGCTGGGGGTTGAAATGATGCTGATCAGTGATACGATCGAAGCCGCCAGTCATGCGGTTTCCAAAGGATGGATTCTGGAAGAGGATATCGCCGATATCGCGGAAGAAAAGAGAGAGGATGAAGATTTAGCTTGA